The genomic stretch GTAAGGTGTTATTACAGTCTTTTATCTTCGAATTTAGTTTTTGATGACTCTAATGCCTTTTTCACATATTGGAGGCCTCAGTGATTCACCATGAAACCTTTCTATGGTACAGGTATGAGCTTAGCTAACTTGAGGCCGAGGTCAAAGAGCTTGTTGAGAAGAGAGACATGTATAAGCTTCTCAGTGAGCAATGTGAAGGAGAAGTCAAGAATCTCCAGGATAAGTTAGACGCAGCTTAGAAAGAACATGCCTACCTGGTGGAACATGTAAAGATATTTGAGGTTAGTGACGACGAGTTATGCATAGTGACTAACGGTCAAAAGCCGCAGGTCCAGCAAAAGGTTGATTGGGTCGACCAGCTTCGAGCTGAGATGGATGAGGTCAAGGCTATGGTCGAAGAGTGGAAGGGCAAAATGGACTGATTGGCTTCGAAAAAAGAGACTACCCGGGAACAGCTGGCCTCGACAAAGGTCGAACTTCGAGCGGCAAGGGAGAAAGCTGAGGTCTGGTCTCAGAAAATCGAAGACCTCCAGTCTCAACTAGGTTCGGTCGTTGTTGAATGGGATACCCTTTGCAAAGAGTTAAAAGCAGCCAAGTCAGTGGCGGAAATAACCAGGGCCGATGCTGAAGAGATGGTGGCCAAGTACAGAGCTGATGCTGAGGTAGCCCAGGATCGCCTGAAAGTCATTGTTGAATATGTGAAGTGGCAGTCCCGATGAGAGGCTCTCAAAGAGGTTCATGCCCGAGGTTTCGATTTATCGGCCGAGATCGAAAATGCTAAGAGGCTCGAGGAAAGGCCAAGAAATTAGCATACCCCGAGGACGAGGAAGGCTCTGAGGGTTCCGGCTAATCCGAGGGTAAAGAAGACCCCGATGGTCCCATTGACGAGGCTCTGGCAAAGATCAGGCTTAGGTGCTTTGtagattttctttgtttttgtgtttttgtATATTTGTTGAGGCCGTTTGGCCTTTGTAAAAGATCTTTATATATATACAAggcttttcttttttcctttgggAATTTTCAAGTTTGTTTCTTTTGGCTTTTTCTTTACGATTACAAAGATTTCAAATGCCTTAGCATGTAGTAATAAGGTCTTATTCGGAGGTTCGAACAAGTCTTGTTCTCGATGTAATTTTGCTTAAAACTCGTGGGGTCTTGGTATGACCGGAAGCTTTCCCTAAAGTGCTTACTTAGAAGTTTTTAGATTATAATTTTGTCGAGGTAGCCGTTGAACCGGTCTGGAATTTTTGAAAGCTTTATGTTTTGGTTACGGGTTTCGGACATCTCCGAGCTGTTTCTAGGATGGCCGTAGTCTTTTAAGTTTGGGTATTGCCCAATAGGATTATTACTCGGGGTTTCGATGCCTGAGCTGTCCGAGCTTGCACAAGACGACAGTCCCCGAATGGGGGTGGCCGTAAACTTACTCTGCCAAATAGTTTTTTGTGCCCCGGGCTTTTGACAGCCCGAGCAGTCCAAGTTTGCcttggacgacagtccccgagtggggtgaTCTCTTGGATCCGAATAAATGTGACCCTTGGGCTCGATGTCCTTAAGGAACAAAATGTAGTAGTTTTTAAGAGACAAAATATGTATTTGCAAAGTAGAaacttttctttcaattttttgcGCAACATACAAGATTGCAAATGTGTACAAGCTTCGTGTTATGGTTCGAGTGGTCTATGTGGGaacggttcatttgaccatttttccttacaataaatcctatcCACCGAGCCCAGACTGTTCAAGCAAAAAGTTTCTTTCCTTGCTAAAATCATTATCTGAGGGTGACGCCCTCAATATTCGAGGCCGATCGTAGAGAGGGCTAGGATACTATTGATATGACCCTCGACTCCGGTTTATATCCGGTCTttaattctaagttagcacgatctactattgcctcgttaaaaaacttgccggaaaacccatttgggacaaaactggttcaagagaaaaagagtgcaacacgtgtTTTCATGCCTAATAACTGCATCATTCTTTGGCCGTTGCCCGCAAGTGTTAGTTCAATTCATAATATATGTAAAGAAAGGAATGAATGTGTTCGTAACTTAGCAATAATACCATTTTAAATAGGTCACGTTCTAATTGTTCGACAGTCGCTCACCGTTCCCTGCTTCGAGTTTGTATGATCCTTTACCGGTGATCTCGATAATTTGATATGGACCTTCCTAATTCGGTCCCATCTTACCTTCTTTCGGGTTACGGCTGTTTAGTATCACTTTTCTTAACACTAAGTCCCCGATATTAAAGTGTCGGAGGTTAGCTCTCCGGGTGTAATACCTTTTGATCCGTTGTTTTTGGGAGGCCAGTCTAACGAGGGCGATCTCACTCCTTTTGTCCAACAGTTCTAGGCTCGTGCTCATGGCCTCATCGTTTGACTTTTTGGTCGCGTATAGGGACCTAATACTTGGTTCTCATGCTTTGACTGGTATTAGCGCTTCGGCATATAGACCAACGAGAACGGGGTGGCCCCGATAGATTTTGAGGTCATTCGATATGCCCACAAGACTCAGGAaaaatttcttttcattttcctttggCGTCGGTCAACCTCTTATTAAGATTTTGGAGTATGGTTTTGTTCGTAGAATCTGCCTATCCGTTCCAGTTAGGGTCATAGGGTGTCgataggatccttttgatcttatggtcctCAAAAACTTTACTCAATTTACTACTGACGAACTGCTTCCCATTGTCGCACACGATCTCGGCCGGCATTTTGAACCGTcatattatgtggtcccaaatgaagttaaTAACTTCTTTCTCCCTGACTTCCTTAAATGCCttggcttccacccatttagaaaaatagttagtcataaataatataaattgagccttaccgggTGCCCATGGCAGAGGGCCAACAatgtccattccctatttcatgaatggcTAGGGTGACAAGACCGAATTTAGTAGCTCCTCGGGCTGATGAATCATCAGTGCATGCCTCTGATATTCGTCGCATTTTCGCACGAACTCTTTTACGTCTTTATCCATGTCGATCTAGTAGTAGCCGGCTTTGATTATCTTACAAACCAATGATTTGGCACCCAAATGGTTCCCACAGGTGCCTTCGTGAACATCCCTTAAAATATATTTGATATCTCCCGGTCCCAGACATATGGCGAGTAGACCATCGAACATTCTCCTGAATAAGGTGTTTTCTTCAAACAAGATGAACCTGGTCACCTTTGTGCGTAGAGCTCTTGATTCTTTAGGATTTGAGGGCAGTTTTCCGGTCTTTAGGTAATCTATATACTTGTTTCTCCAGTCCCATGTTAAGCTTGTCGAGTTTATCTCGGCGTGGCCTTCTTTCACTATCGATTTCATGAGTTGTACGACCGTACCAATTTGAATTCATCGTCATCCACCGATGATCCTAAGTTAGCACGAGCACCAGCTCCGTTGTTTTGATCCCGAGACACATGTTTCAAAGTCCATTCCTTGAACCGATGTAACGTCACCTGTAGTTTATCCAGGAACCTTCGCATTCGTTCCTCTTTGACTGCAAATGTTCCATTGACTTGGTTCACCACAAGAAGGGAATCACACTTAGCTTCAATCACCTCAGTCCCCAGGCTTTTAACCAGTTCGAGACTTGCAATTCTGGACTCATACtcgacctcattgttagtcaattttatagTTCTAATAGATTTCCTAACTACATTACCCGTCGGTGGCTTCAACATGATGCCATGTCCGAACCCCTTTGCGTTCGAGACACcgtccgtaaagagggtccagatttTAGAAGAGGTCCCCGAGTTCAACAACAACTCCTTCTCGACCTTAGGTATTAGGTCCGGCGTGAAGTCGACAATAAATtatgccaaaatttgagatttgatggcGGTTCGAGGTcaatattcgatatcgtacccgctgatttccacggcccatttggccaattgtcCGAGAGCTCGGGCTTCTGCATTATGTTCCTAAATGAGTAAGTAGTAACGACACATACGGGATGGCATTGAAAATGCGGTTTTAACTTCCTAGAGGCACTTAGCAAAGTgagcgccaatttttctaggtgaggataccTAGTTTCGGCCTCGCCTAAAGTCCTGCAAACATAGTAGATAGGAAATTCCGTACCTTCCTCTTCCCGGAataggactccacttaccgctatctcagaTACCACTAAGTATAGGTACAACTGTTCATCTGCCTTCGGAGTATGAAGCAAAGGCGGTCTCAAAAGGTACCGCTTGAGTTCTTCTAAGACTTGTTGACACTCCAGGGTCCATGAGaaattattcttcttcttcttcaataacGAGAAGAATTGATGGCTCTTGTCGGAGGACCTTGAAATAAACCGGCCCAAAGTGGCTATGCACCCGGTTAACCTTTGAATGGCCTTGACATTTTCCACCACGGTAATGTCCTTTATGGCCTTGATTTTATTAGGATTGATCTCGATTCTCCAGTTAGACACCATGAATCCGAGAAATGTCCCGAACCCAACTCGGAATGCGCATTTCTccgggttcagcttcatattgtatttcttcaatatGTTAAAGGTTTCATACAAATATTTCAAATGGCCCTCTACtcgtagggacttaactaacatatcgtcaatgtaaacctccattgattttcctatttgttcttcgaacatccgatttactaggcgttggtaagtgGCACCGACATTTTTAGTCTGAATGGCATTATGTTATAGCAACATGTGTTGTACTTAGTGATGAAGGACGTTTTTCCCTGCTCGCCCGGGTACATCCGAATTTGGTTGTACTCGGAGTAGGCATTGAGAAGATGAGGATCTCGTGGCTGGCTATCCCATCGATCATGCGACCGATGTTGGGCAGATGGAAAGAGTCCTTGGTGCATGACTTATTCAAGTCTTTGTAGTCCACACACATTATTAATTTATTCCCCTTTTTCGGGACTATCGctacgtttgctaaccaatccAGGTACTTAACCTCtcgaatagaccctattttaaggagtttggatacctcgtctttgatgcatGCTTGACTTCGGACTGAGGCCTTCTTTTCTGTTTGACCGGGTGGAACTTTGGATCCAAGATCAGCTTGTAAGTAATTATTTCCGGCAAGATCCCTGTCATGTCGAGGTGGGACCAAGCtaaacaatctatgttagctataagGAATTTAATACCTTACGATCGGTTAGGTGCTCGATCAATATGACTTGCTCCAGTTCTTCGACTGTTGATTTGGTGGCGTCGAAATGGCCGGGGACTATGAAAGAGCTGGGAACTCCACAGTCGTCGTCCTCACCAGTCCCCTGCTTCTCCCGTTCGGTTAGGATTGGTTCTGCAGCTGGGCTATCACTGCCTATTGAGCACGTAGAATTTCAAAGATCACTTGCAAGTTAATCCCATCTCCTTCACCGTCGTGTGTATTTTGGGCTACCGATTGGACTCTCCAACGGATGTTGTCGGTAGGCAAATTCGCATTGATGGCCACATTTGAGTTAGCGTCGATCGGGTCAGCGACCATAACTACGTTGGGATCGACAAAGGGCACCTCGTTACTAGCTACCATGTTGTTGTTCTCTCCATAGTGACCGGACTTAGCATCCACGTTTAGAGGGGCAGATTGGGAGTTTGACATTTTAAACTTTGACCTGAAATTAGAGACGCTTCAAAGAACAAGTATAAAATAGGGTGTGTTATAGAAATCTGTATCAAAttgccactattatccttagccccacggtgggtccCAAATTGTTTACCCCCCAAAATGGATAACAAGTATatttgtaagtggttttaaaAATGCATGGATTTATTCAATACAAATGGTAAATATTGCTAGAATAAACAGACAAGAGATGCAATAAATATCAAACCACTTGAAAATAAGGGGGGATGATTCTGGACTCGAGGACAGCCTCAATGAGGTATTCGTCTTCGATCCCGAGCTTATAATAAAGAAACACTGATTGACAACGTAAGAGCTTTGAATAACAGAAATATAATAGTATATTGCTTTGGTATGCGTGTTAcaatatttttaataaataatcagACCCCTTTATATAGTAAAGGAGTCCTACTCTAGATATAATTcgataaaaggtaaaaatcttccgtTTAACTAATCACTAGATTCCCGTCGGTACATGCCGAGATCCAGGCCGTGTTACCCATCCGGTCATGGATATTACAATTTTCCATTAATCGTGTTCGATTTCCTCATAGTGCTCTCTAAAGTCTTTTAGGGTTTGGACCGATCTCAGAGTCGTGGCCCCGATATTCTCAAGGGTGGGCGTCGTGCCCCCCGAGAATTGTCTCGATGAGTCCCTTACCTCGATTCTGGCTCCTTGTCATCACGTCCCTTACTcgatttattttatcaaaaaaacAGGCCGTCTTATGGGTCCGGTTTTACCGTATATAATATCAATTGCCGGCGGTGCAACAAATTGGTCTTTTTTTTCTTGGGAAACTGTCTTTTATCTTCTCTTTGGCTCTTCTTCGATTATTTAATGATGACATAGACTGATTGACGAGACGTGAGATGGTAGTAACACGAGACTAGATGTTTGGAGATAGACCCTAGTGTTTAAACGATTCAAGTTGAATAGGACCAAGACATAATACTTGAAGTGCATGTTTAATAGTGTGACTCATGAAGAGGAAGTGGACCCGAGGATGTCACACATCTTTTCTTGAGTCGACGATCTATAAAAAATTGTTGGGAAAAATAATAATCCcgcccaggaataatatccacGGTAAAACaacaataacacaagagagtaacaagGACACCAAATCTTTTAACGAGGTAAAATATAATACATGAGCGGagcaatattaccactataatattacaacttaGTAGTGTCAAAAGACTACTACAACTTCGAAAGAAATAATACTCTTTATTTTaaacacctcactacaatattatTCACACTCACTATTTATCTCACAGACTACAATCTGTGAATTACTCTCTCTACGCTCTATTACGCTCTCTCTGATTTTTGGTGTACTAAATGAGAAGCCGAAGGGTGCTATTTATAGAAGTTCTTGCAGCAATTCAAATCAATTACAATGGTTGGTTTTGCAACTTTCAAATCTGTTTGCAAGTCTGTTTTGGTTATGCCATCGATTTGGTTACCAAAATCATATTTGCTCATTTGCAACTTGCATTTGCAAATTACACAATTTTGTCAGACGTCCGTTcaacttgttttctttattttctctttttttatttctttttatttaaatgggtcccacaaatctctcccttaattttgatttttcttcttcattccaaGTATTGATCTCAATCCCTGGAAATCTTCAAACTTGAGAGGCTTTGTGAAGATATCTGCAACTTGATCACGAGATTTCATATTTTTGAGCTAGACTTCCTTCTTGGCAATGCTTTCTTTGATAAAGTGATACCTTGTATCTATATGCTTGCTTCAATCATGATACACTAGATTCTTCGCGAGTGCCTGTGCGAATTTATTGTCAATACAAATCTCCGTAGCTTCAATTTGtggcaaattgagctccttcaaTAATCTTctcaaccaaatagcatgacaggtACAAGATGTTGCTGCTACATATTCGGCTTCACAGGTCGAGAGTGTAACAATGGAATATTTCTTTAAACTCCAAGAAATAACAGAATCacccaagaaaaatacaaaactagTTGTACTTTTTCTATCATCAATATCTCCCGCATAATCACTATCACAAAATCCCATAAGGTTGAATTCAttagaaaaagaataaaataattCAAAGTTAATCGTACCTTTTAGGTAACGAAGAATTCTTCTAGTGACTTTCAAATGAGTGGACGTAGGAGCTTTCATGAAGCGGCTTCCTACTCCAACTGCAAAGATTATATCTAGCCTGGTACAAGTCAAGTACCTCAAACTTCCCACAAGACTTTTGAAAAATATGGGATCCACTTTTTCTCCTTCATCAAACTTGGATAATTTTGTCCTACTCTCCATCGGCGTGTTCATGGGGTTGTAATCGAGcatgttgaacttcttcaatatctcttttgtatagctttcttgagagataaaaattTCATCCTCCATCTGCTTCACTTCTAGGCCCAAGTGGTATGACATGATCCCTACGTCCATCATGTCGAACTCACGAAACATATCTTTCTTAAAAGCTTCAAACAAACTTGGGTTATTACCTGTGAAAATaagatcatcaacataaagaCAAACAAGCAAGATATCCTTATTAATATGAACTTTAAGGTAAAAATCATATTCATGGAGACAACGAGTAAACCCATTGTCTTGAAAATACTTGTCGATGCAACTATTCCATGCTCGTGGGGCTTGCTTTAATCCATATAAAACTTTCTTCAACCGCAACACTTTATCTTCCTGGTTTTTGACTACGAAGCCCAACGGTTGTtcaacatagacttcttcttcaagatagcCATTCAAGAAGGCTGACTTAACATCTAGTTGATGGATCTTCCATTTCATTTGTGCTGCCAAAGAGATCAACAAACGAATGGTCTCTATGCAGGCAACAAgtgcatagacttcttcatattcaATGCCTTGACTTTGCTTGTAGCCTTTAGCCATAAGTCGTGCCTTGTATCTCTCCACATCTCCATCATCATTCTTCTTTATCTTGTATACCCATTTCACTCCAAATCCTCGATGACCCTTGGGAAGAGTTGTTAACTCCCAAGTGTTGTTCTTCTCTATTAACTCAATCTCCTCCTCCATGGCTTGTCTCCACTTTTTGTTTGTAACAGCTTCATCAAAGTTCATTGGTTCACTAtcagcaaagagacaacataaaaaataaaaattagtaACTTCTTCTATGTCCTTATAGAGCTCTTGAATACTCCGTGTCCTTTGCGGCTGTTCATTTGAACTTTCTTGAGAAGGGGGAGATGCAACATTGGTTGGAGAAGGAGGTGGAATTGTATCCTGCACAGGTTCCATGGTTTCTGATTCTTCTTCATCACCAAAGTAtggaagaaaatcatatgaagtGTCATCCCGAGCTTCCCAATTCCATGccaattcttcatcaaattcaacatCACGACTCACCACCACCTTACCGCTACTTAGGTTGTATAACTTGTAGCCTTTTGAAATCGTATCATAGCCAACAAACACATGCTTGACACTTCGATCGTCAAGCTTCGCTCTCCCTTAATGTGGTACATGAGCATAGGCTATGCTCCCAAAGATTCTCAAGTGCTTGACACTTGGCTTTCTTCCACTCCATGCTTCTTGAGGGGTTTGATCTCTAACATTCCTTGTTGGAGACCTGTTGTTTAAATAAACTTCACAAGAAACAGCTTCGACCCAAAATTCCTTGGGCATACTTTTAGCTTTCAACATACATCTAGCTATATTAAGAATCGTTCGATTCTTTCTCTCTGCAACTCCATTTTGTTGGGGTGAATAAGGTACCGTTAGAGGGATACGAATTCTATGAGATTGACAGAAGTCATTAAATTCGTTTGAAGTGAATTCACCTCCTGTATCGGACCTTAGAGCTTTAATTTCATACCACTTTCTTTATCCACAAGtactttaaaatttttaaaagcaGCAAAAGCTTCAGATTTTTTGTTCAAGAAATAAACCCAAGTCTTTCTACTAAAGTCATCAATAAAGAGCATAAAGTATTTACTTTTACCAAAGGAAGGTGTATTGATTGGTCCACACACATCAGTGTAGACAAGCTGAAGCagtttggttgatcttgacatGGCCTCCTTTGGTAAACTCctccttgcatgttttccaagaAGACAATCTTCACACAATTGATTGGGATGACTGATTGATGGTATCCCATGCaccatgttcttttctcccattATTTTGAGTGCTTCAAAATTCAAGTGCCCAAATCGCATGTGCCAACACCATGATTCATCTTGCATattagccttcaaacactttgcatcaattgtaagattcagagaaaataatctattctttgccatatgcactttagcaattagaattccacttgaatctctaagccaaagatgcatatttttcatgtggatgTCATGTTCATTTTTAAGAAGTTGACCCAAACTCAAgatattactttttaattttggcacataataaacatcttgaattAGCTTGTGACTACCATATTTACAGGAGATCAGAATCATATATATCCTTTCGATTTGAATCTTTGAGGTATCTCCAAAGGATACATTAGCTCTCACCGTTTATTGATCTCCACAAATTTTTCTTTGCATCCACACATATGATTGCTTGCCCATTGTCCAAATACAACGAGCTGCAATCATCTCTGTCTTCTTCCTTGAGTGTCATCAACAACGTTGactcaacttcttctttcttgtcGTCAACAAGGTTAGCTTTTTCTTCAACATTGCTACGACATTCCCAAAAGTAGTGGCCAAATTTATGAAAATTATAACACTCAATTTTTGTTTGTCATACTTTTAtccattattttcttggtagTAGCCACGTCCTCTTCCTCCTCTTTGTCCACTACCACGATCTCTGAATGTTTGGTGAATTTTAACTTCATTGTTGAAGTTATTACTGTTACTTCTTCCTCTTCCATGACTGCCTCGGCCTCGTGTGTTTCCTTGATAGATCTTTTCACCTCCATAATCCTTGAAGGATGCATGAGTTTTAAGAAGTTGCTCCAGTGTcacttcttgtctccttttgATCTTTGCTTCGTGGGCCTGCAAAGAACCCTCCAATTGCTTCACCGTCATATAGTCTAAATCTTTAGACTCCTCAATAGCacacaccacaaaatcaaatttaggtgTTAAAGTGTGAAGGATTTTCTCTACCACACGGACATCTTCTATGTCATCCCCGTATCTTCTTAGTTGATTTACAACAGCCTTCACTTTTGAACAATAATCAGAAATGCATtcggattctttcatttttaaaacttcaaaatcaacccttagagtttgaagttttacCTTCCTCACCTTGTCAACTCTTTGGAGAAAATTTTGTAAAATCTCCCAAGCTTCCTTTGAGGTGGTAGCATCGGCCACCTTCTCAAACATGGCATCATCCAAATATTGGTGGATGAGCGTGAGGGCTTGTTGATCCTTCTTCCTTGTCTTTGCCAAGACATCTTTTTCATTTTGAGGCAGAGCTTCCTCATTATCGGGTTTTGCATACCCTGTGTCTACGATTTCCCACACATCCTGGGAGCCAAGAATGGCTCTCATGCGTAGACACCATTTCTCATAATTATCTTTTTTGAGTCGGGGGTACTAAAAGGACATCGGGCCGTTATTcgccatggctctgataccacgttgttgggaaaaataataatcccgcccaggaataatatccacGGTAAAACaacaataacacaagagagtaacaagGACACCAAATCTTTTAACGAGGTAAAATATAATACCCGAGCGGagcaatattaccactataatattacaacttagtagtgtcaagagactactacaacttcGAAAGAAATAGTACTCTTTATGTTaaacacctcactacaatattactcACACTCACTATTTATCTCACCAACTATAATATGTGGATTACTCTCTCTACACTCTATTGcactctctctcatttttggtgtACTAAATGAGAAGTCGAAGGGTGCTATTTATAAAAGTTCTTGCACCAATTCAAACCAATCACAATGGTTGGTTTTGCAACTTGCAATCTGTTTTGGTTATGCCATCGATTTGGTTACCAAAATCAGATTTGCTCATTTGCAACTTGCATTTGCAAATTGCACAATTTTGTCAATGTCCATTcaacttgttttcttcattttcttttttttttatttctttttatttaaatGGGTCCCACAGAAATAACCTTTTTATCGTCTCAatgtaaggtttgcgtacacattaccctcctcaAACCCCACTTATAATATTACAgtggtttgttgttgttttggctcttttttttatattttatcttatttAGTTCATCTGATGCTGTCTTTATCTTTCCAAAAGACTAGTAACATCCATGTTATTTTCTTTAATTACCCATTGTATTGAGCAGACGTTttatgaaagaaaggcagatattTTCAAAAGTTATTTCTCACTGTTTGTAGCTGTTACAAAACTTTTAATAGAAGGGGAAGAAAAAGTAAATCCACCTAAATTAGTCCACAATTCATAGAAGTTGTACACGTTGCCTTATGCTACAGAACCTTCAATCCTTGGTATTTTATCTTGGATTTATTTTGTTCATAAGTCAAACCAAAAGTAGAAGAAGTTATTCACAGGCCAAtcattgaaaaaaaaaggaagaaaaaagaacaaagacAAAATAGTATAGTATAAGAATGAACTAGTTGTACAGAGCATTGAACAAAAGAATGGCCACTTGTCTCGTTGGCTCATTTAGCAATGTGGACCACTGAAAACTTCAGTACTAAATGAACCTTACAATGAAGGTTATTTAGTTTCTCTTCTCCATTTAAATTCTGTATTTGATTATGGTACTGCTCTCTGGCATGGGATGGTTGAGAAAGAGATTTATTGAGAAATAACAGAAGAAATATAAACGAAATTTCTGAAGATATTGATAATTTTGTCCTTTTGATTCTATCAAAATTTCAACTTGGTAataattaaaaaagaagaagaatattgtGGTTGGTAGAAGCCCTTTTAACATATCTAATGCTTAGAACCGAAACCAATTTATAGCTAGCAGACAATGTGCAAGAAGTTTATACACTTCAATAGGTCAAGCAAGTCGCGCTGGCATGCGAGCAATTGGTGGCCAATTATTGTTAGTGGCAGACTTAGGAATTTGTGCAAGTGGGTTCAATCTTAGAAGTACATAACTTAAGTCGTAAAATAGTAGTTGTCAAGTGgtttaaataaaatatttatacaaaatttacgCAGTTTTAATcgtaatttatacatatacacaatattatttttgatgaagcgggttcaattgaacccgctTGCCACCACGTGCGTCCGCCActgattataaaaaaaattcattttttttgttacatATTATAAAGGAGAGTGTATATATTGAGTATCTCACCCGTGACTTATCTTTACTTTCTTCTCTGCAACCCATGCTTTTCCTTCTAGTTTCCAAGCAACAGATTCCCTGTTAGACTTTTCCAACCAAAAC from Nicotiana sylvestris chromosome 12, ASM39365v2, whole genome shotgun sequence encodes the following:
- the LOC138882757 gene encoding uncharacterized protein, yielding MRAILGSQDVWEIVDTGYAKPDNEEALPQNEKDVLAKTRKKDQQALTLIHQYLDDAMFEKVADATTSKEAWEILQNFLQRVDKVRKVKLQTLRVDFEVLKMKESECISDYCSKVKAVVNQLRRYGDDIEDVRVVEKILHTLTPKFDFVVCAIEESKDLDYMTVKQLEGSLQAHEAKIKRRQEVTLEQLLKTHASFKDYGGEKIYQGNTRGRGSHGRGRSNSNNFNNEVKIHQTFRDRGSGQRGGRGRGYYQENNG